Proteins from a genomic interval of Lolium perenne isolate Kyuss_39 chromosome 1, Kyuss_2.0, whole genome shotgun sequence:
- the LOC127342338 gene encoding disease resistance protein RGA4-like isoform X2, with the protein MVLPAGLVAEKAAATAFANVVMGRLNSELAKKYQMWRNIERESTSLQTDLGILAAAVDDYQTMAGHPPRTAVARVYGEEISELTHDIEDCIERFLHRVSCKAGASRARRSAHAIRTFRIRLRFAAKMKEFRNRVAAARERALNTFLLADGVQAQPTYHETAQQVSYGQDPVGIAGATRELRALLGIKPNEDEAEGTNTTRTAAQLRVVAVVGFGGSGKTTLAKAVYDIVQKEGALRCVWVDGHLLDNKGANGVVKHIQDEIRMGEVSSTTSPAEHHEDRYLIVIDDIKEKHLMHWNTVRNAFRDNGRIIVTTSTQSVANRCCNYPREEDRCTFGYVYSMKTLGEEDSRKIALMGRCSPDLVLGAAKLLKKCGGLPLALYSVACQLSCEKVLTGKLCNKLCNDLGTYLEREDEPNFARLRGVLRENYTSLPDYTVRACLSYLGIFPMDHPLRKNVITRRWLAEGYARHHQGWHQIRADETFKTFINRSIILPVVPISSNTEKTWKAHGIMHAFMLNKSMSKKFIMPFGSQHKKVRHFFIHDSNGGSSRTMPDIDLSRVRSLTVIGNAGGAISNFEKYKLTRVLDLEGCIDVKDYHLKDICNLWNLRYLSLGPSITRIPKEIAQLKLLETLDVSKTWVNVLPVEAIGLPCLIHLIGKFKLQDSFKTERLSKECRLETIAGFIADKSKGFLQLMDHMKRLNKVKIWCDYEETKQGQVDLNNHLSKVIQKYIETPMGEDNVRSLSLDFQALPQGSLSALDKLCQHYSSRVGQLYHLSSLKLHGNSNSGTLPKFVALFRDLTKLSILTTLSVTQHLLSVTGNMPVLLYLKITANSIDDCFIIQDGMFRSLHHLYLVLKVVGTSVLTIEDGARTEIISLQIICKDLVGLSGVEIMRLRELKEIGLHPDVDEETRKVWEAEARNHHNRPNVLAIASDHEESQETPTAVEKEPPATRSTMSAEVEAESNATAPIKSGHVVSFAKEALVLGAAQLQEVAPSATC; encoded by the exons ATGGTACTGCCGGCGGGGCTAGTGGCGGAGAAAGCAGCAGCCACTGCTTTCGCGAACGTCGTTATGGGAAGACTCAACAGCGAGCTTGCGAAGAAGTACCAGATGTGGAGGAACATCGAAAGGGAAAGCACATCTCTGCAAACTGACCTCGGCATCCTGGCGGCAGCTGTGGATGACTACCAGACCATGGCTGGTCATCCTCCTCGCACGGCCGTCGCGAGGGTATATGGCGAGGAGATCAGCGAGCTGACCCACGATATCGAAGATTGCATCGAGCGGTTCCTGCACCGCGTCTCCTGCAAAGCCGGAGCATCGCGGGCTCGGCGCTCAGCTCACGCCATCAGGACTTTCCGCATCCGTCTCCGGTTCGCTGCCAAGATGAAGGAGTTCAGGAACCGTGTGGCGGCAGCAAGGGAGCGGGCGTTGAACACCTTTCTGCTCGCTGATGGAGTCCAAGCCCAGCCCACATACCACGAGACCGCACAGCAAGTGAGTTATGGGCAGGATCCTGTGGGCATCGCGGGTGCTACCAGGGAACTTCGTGCGCTGCTCGGCATCAAACCTAACGAAGATGAAGCAGAGGGTACTAACACTACCCGGACTGCAGCTCAGCTGCGGGTGGTTGCCGTTGTGGGATTTGGTGGTTCAGGGAAGACAACCCTTGCAAAGGCAGTCTACGATATCGTCCAAAAGGAAGGAGCACTACGCTGTGTTTGGGTTGATGGTCACTTGCTGGATAATAAGGGTGCCAATGGGGTTGTCAAACATATACAAGATGAGATTCGTATGGGGGAAGTGTCTTCCACAACATCTCCAGCAGAACACCATGAGGACAG GTACTTAATCGTTATTGACGACATTAAGGAGAAGCACTTGATGCACTGGAATACAGTGAGGAATGCCTTCAGAGATAATGGCAGAATAATTGTGACAACGTCCACTCAGTCCGTAGCTAATAGATGCTGCAATTATCCCCGCGAAGAGGATAGATGCACCTTTGGTTATGTGTACAGCATGAAAACTCTTGGAGAAGAAGATTCTAGAAAAATAGCTCTCATGGGAAGATGTTCACCTGACTTAGTGCTGGGTGCAGCAAAACTCCTGAAGAAATGTGGTGGTCTTCCACTTGCTCTTTATAGTGTGGCATGCCAATTGAGCTGTGAAAAGGTACTCACAGGGAAATTATGTAACAAATTGTGCAACGATCTGGGTACATATCTGGAACGTGAAGACGAGCCTAACTTTGCAAGGCTTAGAGGTGTGCTTAGGGAAAATTATACCAGTTTGCCTGATTACACTGTCAGGGCATGCTTGTCGTACCTAGGTATATTCCCAATGGATCATCCCCTCAGGAAGAATGTCATAACCAGGAGATGGTTGGCTGAAGGATATGCACGGCATCATCAAGGCTGGCACCAAATTCGTGCTGACGAAACCTTCAAGACATTTATCAACCGAAGTATCATTCTGCCTGTTGTTCCAATCAGCAGTAATACAGAGAAAACATGGAAAGCTCATGGTATTATGCACGCATTCATGTTGAACAAGTCTATGTCTAAGAAATTCATCATGCCATTTGGTTCCCAGCACAAAAAAGTCCGtcacttctttatccatgatagTAACGGTGGAAGTTCCAGAACAATGCCTGACATCGATTTATCTCGTGTCAGATCACTAACTGTTATAGGGAATGCAGGTGGTGCTATTTCCAACTTCGAGAAGTACAAACTTACACGAGTGTTGGACCTGGAAGGGTGCATTGATGTGAAAGATTACCATCTTAAAGACATATGCAATCTATGGAATCTGAGATATCTAAGTCTCGGTCCCAGTATCACAAGGATTCCCAAGGAAATTGCACAGCTTAAGTTGCTGGAGACACTTGATGTAAGCAAGACATGGGTGAATGTGCTCCCAGTGGAAGCTATTGGACTACCCTGTTTGATTCATCTGATTGGAAAGTTTAAGCTTCAAGACTCATTTAAGACAGAGAGGCTTTCAAAAGAATGTCGTTTGGAGACCATAGCAGGATTTATCGCTGACAAGAGTAAGGGATTTTTGCAACTTATGGACCATATGAAAAGATTAAACAAGGTCAAGATATGGTGTGACTATGAAGAAACTAAACAAGGTCAGGTCGACTTAAATAACCATCTTTCCAAGGTTATCCAAAAGTACATTGAAACTCCTATGGGTGAAGACAATGTTCGCTCACTGTCCCTTGACTTCCAAGCACTGCCCCAAGGTTCCCTGTCTGCTCTAGATAAATTATGTCAACACTACAGTTCAAGGGTGGGACAATTATATCATCTCAGCTCACTGAAGCTACACGGCAACTCTAACTCAGGCACATTGCCAAAGTTCGTTGCCTTGTTTCGTGATCTCACTAAGCTAAGCATTTTGACCACCCTGTCTGTGACACAACATCTCCTTTCAGTCACTGGCAACATGCCTGTCTTGCTGTACCTCAAGATTACTGCCAACAGCATCGACGATTGTTTCATCATACAAGATGGGATGTTCAGGAGCCTTCACCACCTATATCTTGTGCTGAAAGTTGTGGGGACGTCTGTCCTAACAATCGAAGATGGAGCTCGGACGGAAATTATCTCGCTCCAGATAATATGCAAGGATCTAGTTGGTCTTTCTGGCGTCGAAATTATGCGCCTTCGCGAGCTGAAGGAAATTGGTCTTCATCCTGACGTGGATGAAGAAACAAGAAAAGTGTGGGAAGCAGAGGCAAGGAACCACCATAACAGACCGAATGTTTTGGCCATCGCAAGTGATCATGAGGAGAGTCAGGAGACACCAACTGCGGTTGAGAAAGAACCACCAGCAACACGCTCTACCATGTCTGCGGAGGTGGAGGCAGAGAGTAATGCTACAGCTCCCATCAAATCGGGACACGTGGTTAGTTTCGCTAAAGAAGCTTTGGTGTTGGGCGCAGCCCAACTGCAAGAGGTGGCCCCCTCGGCAACATGCTAA
- the LOC127342376 gene encoding pumilio homolog 1, which yields MVTEMATRGAGEGICGGGGGGEEVGERGDFELFRSGSAPPTVEGAMAMAAGGGGEVLLDDELRADPAYQSYYYSNAHLNPRLPPPLLSKEDWRSSQHRLRSSASSGLGGIGDGRRGAPAGAGDGLVGLPGIDHPRQRSFSSIFQEESNQRDIDRQSANHNRNDFLDSSGMQYALHRETGAMSSLQRDSNEQTMAEMRNNDLSSHAYASILGPSLSRSASPDPELVRRVPSPCLPPIGVKVGAYDKKSNGGSSSFRRSSSAVGEPDDLVAALSGMNLSSSRAGNGQTMDQSKLYQDVDNANRFLFDRQGDQTNGNQQHSFMKRPDQGHYRAPEGYSANSANSSVMRNQMNAGNFSSSDNSSVGSGFASPRIGSRSPGGTLSSRQNLAGASNFRGYNGIGSPNAATSLQMPIDPLYVQYLAAQVAASYDDPFMASGLLGNSYMDLLGPQSLSPLLQSQKNYGCYGNLGFGLGYAGSPLTSPVHPSSPVASGSPLRHGERSMRFASGMRNFGGSFGSWNPDLVGKMESNLMPSLLEEFKSNKSRTYELSEIAGHVVEFSADQYGSRFIQQKLETASIEEKDMVFSEIMPQALTLMTDVFGNYVVQKFFEHGSTTQIKELSDQLIGRVLALSLQMYGCRVIQKAIEVVDLAQQTKMVAELDGHIMRCVRDQNGNHVIQKCIECIPQDVIQFIVSTFYGQVVLLSTHPYGCRVIQRVLEHCDDPTTQQIMMDEILQSVCLLAQDQYGNYVVQHVLEHGKPHERTSIIDKLIGQVVQMSQQKFASNVIEKCLAFGNPVERQILIGEMLESTTESEPLEVMMKDQFANYVVQKVLETCDDQQREMILTRIKAHLNTLKKYTYGKHIVARVEKLVAAGEKRQGLQPACTAA from the exons ATGGTGACGGAGATGGCGACCCGGGGAGCTGGGGAGGGcatctgcggcggcggcggcggtggcgaggaGGTGGGTGAGCGCGGCGACTTCGAGCTCTTCCGCAGCGGCTCCGCGCCGCCCACCGTCGAGGGCGCCATGGCcatggcggccggcggcggcggcgaggtgcTGCTGGACGACGAGCTGCGGGCCGACCCGGCCTACCAGAGCTACTACTACTCCAATGCGCACCTCAACCCGcgcctcccgccgccgctgcTCTCCAAGGAGGACTGGCGCTCCTCGCAGCACCGCCTCCGCAGCTCCGCCTCCTCCGGGCTCGGCGGGATCGGGGACGGCAGGAGGGGCGCGCCGGCGGGGGCTGGCGACGGGCTCGTCGGCCTGCCCGGTATCGACCATCCCCGGCAGCGGAGCTTCTCCAGTATCTTCCAG GAGGAATCAAATCAACGTGATATCGACAGACAGAGTGCCAATCACAATCGTAATGACTTTCTTGATTCTTCTGGAATGCAGTATGCTCTGCATCGTGAGACTGGAGCTATGAGCAGTCTGCAGCGTGACAGCAATGAACAAACTATGGCTGAAATGCGGAACAATGATTTGTCATCACATGCATATGCATCTATTCTAGGACCCTCACTTTCCAGAAGTGCATCGCCAGATCCTGAGCTTGTGAGGAGGGTCCCTAGCCCGTGCCTTCCTCCTATTGGTGTGAAAGTCGGTGCTTATGATAAAAAGAGTAATGGAGGCTCATCTTCCTTCCGCCGTAGTTCATCTGCTGTTGGTGAACCTGATGATCTGGTTGCTGCTTTATCTGGGATGAACTTATCATCGTCTAGAGCTGGTAATGGGCAAACCATGGATCAGTCTAAGCTCTATCAGGATGTTGATAATGCCAATAGGTTCCTTTTTGATCGACAGGGTGATCAAACAAATGGCAATCAACAACACTCCTTCATGAAACGTCCTGATCAAGGACATTATAGGGCACCTGAGGGGTATTCTGCAAATTCGGCTAATTCTTCTGTGATGAGAAATCAGATGAATGCCGGAAATTTCTCATCATCTGATAATTCATCAGTTGGTTCTGGCTTTGCTTCCCCTAGGATCGGTTCGAGATCACCAGGAGGGACTTTATCTTCTAGGCAAAATTTAGCTGGTGCCTCTAACTTCCGAGGCTACAATGGAATTGGAAGTCCAAATGCAGCAACTTCTCTTCAGATGCCAATCGATCCATTATATGTTCAGTATCTTGCTGCTCAAGTTGCGGCCAGCTATGATGATCCTTTCATGGCCAGTGGCCTTCTGGGAAATTCTTACATGGATTTACTTGGTCCTCAGAGCCTTAGCCCGTTGCTTCAGTCACAGAAGAACTATGGCTGCTATGGAAACCTCGGATTTGGCCTTGGTTATGCTGGAAGTCCTTTGACGAGTCCTGTTCATCCCTCTTCACCTGTTGCATCTGGTAGTCCACTTAGGCATGGTGAACGCAGCATGCGTTTTGCATCAGGCATGCGGAATTTTGGTGGTTCTTTTGGTTCATGGAATCCAGATCTGGTTGGAAAGATGGAGAGCAATCTGATGCCCTCTCTTCTTGAAGAATTTAAGAGCAACAAAAGCAGAACTTATGAACTCTCTGAAATAGCTGGCCATGTCGTTGAGTTCAG TGCGGATCAATATGGGAGCCGATTCATACAGCAAAAGCTCGAAACGGCCAGTATTGAAGAGAAAGACATGGTATTTTCAGAGATCATGCCTCAGGCTCTCACACTGATGACTGATGTATTTGGAAATTATGTTGTTCAGAAG TTTTTTGAGCATGGAAGCACTACTCAGATAAAGGAACTGTCTGATCAGCTTATTGGACGTGTCCTCGCTCTCAGTCTTCAGATGTATGGGTGTCGGGTTATACAGAAG GCTATAGAGGTCGTGGATTTAGCTCAGCAGACTAAAATGGTTGCTGAGCTTGATGGACATATCATGCGCTGTGTACGCGATCAAAATGGTAACCATGTGATACAGAAATGCATAGAGTGCATCCCTCAGGATGTTATCCAGTTCATTGTCTCAACGTTCTATGGTCAAGTTGTGCTGCTGTCCACCCATCCCTATGGTTGTCGGGTTATTCAG AGGGTTCTGGAGCACTGTGATGATCCAACCACGCAGCAAATAATGATGGATGAGATTCTCCAGTCTGTTTGCTTGCTGGCTCAAGATCAATATGGTAACTATGTTGTTCAG CATGTTCTGGAACATGGCAAACCACATGAGAGGACATCTATTATTGATAAGCTAATTGGACAAGTTGTGCAAATGAGCCAGCAAAAGTTTGCTTCAAATGTCATTGAGAAATGCTTAGCTTTTGGCAACCCAGTAGAGAGGCAGATCTTGATTGGTGAAATGCTTGAATCCACTACTGAAAGTGAACCTCTTGAG gtaatgatgaaagATCAGTTTGCCAACTATGTGGTGCAGAAGGTGCTGGAGACTTGTGATGATCAGCAGAGGGAAATGATCCTCACTAGGATAAAGGCCCACCTGAACACCCTTAAAAAGTATACCTACGGGAAGCACATAGTTGCACGTGTAGAGAAGCTTGTTGCTGCTGGAG AGAAGCGCCAGGGGCTTCAACCAGCGTGCACTGCTGCCTGA
- the LOC127342338 gene encoding disease resistance protein RGA4-like isoform X1 — protein MVLPAGLVAEKAAATAFANVVMGRLNSELAKKYQMWRNIERESTSLQTDLGILAAAVDDYQTMAGHPPRTAVARVYGEEISELTHDIEDCIERFLHRVSCKAGASRARRSAHAIRTFRIRLRFAAKMKEFRNRVAAARERALNTFLLADGVQAQPTYHETAQQVSYGQDPVGIAGATRELRALLGIKPNEDEAEGTNTTRTAAQLRVVAVVGFGGSGKTTLAKAVYDIVQKEGALRCVWVDGHLLDNKGANGVVKHIQDEIRMGEVSSTTSPAEHHEDSRYLIVIDDIKEKHLMHWNTVRNAFRDNGRIIVTTSTQSVANRCCNYPREEDRCTFGYVYSMKTLGEEDSRKIALMGRCSPDLVLGAAKLLKKCGGLPLALYSVACQLSCEKVLTGKLCNKLCNDLGTYLEREDEPNFARLRGVLRENYTSLPDYTVRACLSYLGIFPMDHPLRKNVITRRWLAEGYARHHQGWHQIRADETFKTFINRSIILPVVPISSNTEKTWKAHGIMHAFMLNKSMSKKFIMPFGSQHKKVRHFFIHDSNGGSSRTMPDIDLSRVRSLTVIGNAGGAISNFEKYKLTRVLDLEGCIDVKDYHLKDICNLWNLRYLSLGPSITRIPKEIAQLKLLETLDVSKTWVNVLPVEAIGLPCLIHLIGKFKLQDSFKTERLSKECRLETIAGFIADKSKGFLQLMDHMKRLNKVKIWCDYEETKQGQVDLNNHLSKVIQKYIETPMGEDNVRSLSLDFQALPQGSLSALDKLCQHYSSRVGQLYHLSSLKLHGNSNSGTLPKFVALFRDLTKLSILTTLSVTQHLLSVTGNMPVLLYLKITANSIDDCFIIQDGMFRSLHHLYLVLKVVGTSVLTIEDGARTEIISLQIICKDLVGLSGVEIMRLRELKEIGLHPDVDEETRKVWEAEARNHHNRPNVLAIASDHEESQETPTAVEKEPPATRSTMSAEVEAESNATAPIKSGHVVSFAKEALVLGAAQLQEVAPSATC, from the exons ATGGTACTGCCGGCGGGGCTAGTGGCGGAGAAAGCAGCAGCCACTGCTTTCGCGAACGTCGTTATGGGAAGACTCAACAGCGAGCTTGCGAAGAAGTACCAGATGTGGAGGAACATCGAAAGGGAAAGCACATCTCTGCAAACTGACCTCGGCATCCTGGCGGCAGCTGTGGATGACTACCAGACCATGGCTGGTCATCCTCCTCGCACGGCCGTCGCGAGGGTATATGGCGAGGAGATCAGCGAGCTGACCCACGATATCGAAGATTGCATCGAGCGGTTCCTGCACCGCGTCTCCTGCAAAGCCGGAGCATCGCGGGCTCGGCGCTCAGCTCACGCCATCAGGACTTTCCGCATCCGTCTCCGGTTCGCTGCCAAGATGAAGGAGTTCAGGAACCGTGTGGCGGCAGCAAGGGAGCGGGCGTTGAACACCTTTCTGCTCGCTGATGGAGTCCAAGCCCAGCCCACATACCACGAGACCGCACAGCAAGTGAGTTATGGGCAGGATCCTGTGGGCATCGCGGGTGCTACCAGGGAACTTCGTGCGCTGCTCGGCATCAAACCTAACGAAGATGAAGCAGAGGGTACTAACACTACCCGGACTGCAGCTCAGCTGCGGGTGGTTGCCGTTGTGGGATTTGGTGGTTCAGGGAAGACAACCCTTGCAAAGGCAGTCTACGATATCGTCCAAAAGGAAGGAGCACTACGCTGTGTTTGGGTTGATGGTCACTTGCTGGATAATAAGGGTGCCAATGGGGTTGTCAAACATATACAAGATGAGATTCGTATGGGGGAAGTGTCTTCCACAACATCTCCAGCAGAACACCATGAGGACAG CAGGTACTTAATCGTTATTGACGACATTAAGGAGAAGCACTTGATGCACTGGAATACAGTGAGGAATGCCTTCAGAGATAATGGCAGAATAATTGTGACAACGTCCACTCAGTCCGTAGCTAATAGATGCTGCAATTATCCCCGCGAAGAGGATAGATGCACCTTTGGTTATGTGTACAGCATGAAAACTCTTGGAGAAGAAGATTCTAGAAAAATAGCTCTCATGGGAAGATGTTCACCTGACTTAGTGCTGGGTGCAGCAAAACTCCTGAAGAAATGTGGTGGTCTTCCACTTGCTCTTTATAGTGTGGCATGCCAATTGAGCTGTGAAAAGGTACTCACAGGGAAATTATGTAACAAATTGTGCAACGATCTGGGTACATATCTGGAACGTGAAGACGAGCCTAACTTTGCAAGGCTTAGAGGTGTGCTTAGGGAAAATTATACCAGTTTGCCTGATTACACTGTCAGGGCATGCTTGTCGTACCTAGGTATATTCCCAATGGATCATCCCCTCAGGAAGAATGTCATAACCAGGAGATGGTTGGCTGAAGGATATGCACGGCATCATCAAGGCTGGCACCAAATTCGTGCTGACGAAACCTTCAAGACATTTATCAACCGAAGTATCATTCTGCCTGTTGTTCCAATCAGCAGTAATACAGAGAAAACATGGAAAGCTCATGGTATTATGCACGCATTCATGTTGAACAAGTCTATGTCTAAGAAATTCATCATGCCATTTGGTTCCCAGCACAAAAAAGTCCGtcacttctttatccatgatagTAACGGTGGAAGTTCCAGAACAATGCCTGACATCGATTTATCTCGTGTCAGATCACTAACTGTTATAGGGAATGCAGGTGGTGCTATTTCCAACTTCGAGAAGTACAAACTTACACGAGTGTTGGACCTGGAAGGGTGCATTGATGTGAAAGATTACCATCTTAAAGACATATGCAATCTATGGAATCTGAGATATCTAAGTCTCGGTCCCAGTATCACAAGGATTCCCAAGGAAATTGCACAGCTTAAGTTGCTGGAGACACTTGATGTAAGCAAGACATGGGTGAATGTGCTCCCAGTGGAAGCTATTGGACTACCCTGTTTGATTCATCTGATTGGAAAGTTTAAGCTTCAAGACTCATTTAAGACAGAGAGGCTTTCAAAAGAATGTCGTTTGGAGACCATAGCAGGATTTATCGCTGACAAGAGTAAGGGATTTTTGCAACTTATGGACCATATGAAAAGATTAAACAAGGTCAAGATATGGTGTGACTATGAAGAAACTAAACAAGGTCAGGTCGACTTAAATAACCATCTTTCCAAGGTTATCCAAAAGTACATTGAAACTCCTATGGGTGAAGACAATGTTCGCTCACTGTCCCTTGACTTCCAAGCACTGCCCCAAGGTTCCCTGTCTGCTCTAGATAAATTATGTCAACACTACAGTTCAAGGGTGGGACAATTATATCATCTCAGCTCACTGAAGCTACACGGCAACTCTAACTCAGGCACATTGCCAAAGTTCGTTGCCTTGTTTCGTGATCTCACTAAGCTAAGCATTTTGACCACCCTGTCTGTGACACAACATCTCCTTTCAGTCACTGGCAACATGCCTGTCTTGCTGTACCTCAAGATTACTGCCAACAGCATCGACGATTGTTTCATCATACAAGATGGGATGTTCAGGAGCCTTCACCACCTATATCTTGTGCTGAAAGTTGTGGGGACGTCTGTCCTAACAATCGAAGATGGAGCTCGGACGGAAATTATCTCGCTCCAGATAATATGCAAGGATCTAGTTGGTCTTTCTGGCGTCGAAATTATGCGCCTTCGCGAGCTGAAGGAAATTGGTCTTCATCCTGACGTGGATGAAGAAACAAGAAAAGTGTGGGAAGCAGAGGCAAGGAACCACCATAACAGACCGAATGTTTTGGCCATCGCAAGTGATCATGAGGAGAGTCAGGAGACACCAACTGCGGTTGAGAAAGAACCACCAGCAACACGCTCTACCATGTCTGCGGAGGTGGAGGCAGAGAGTAATGCTACAGCTCCCATCAAATCGGGACACGTGGTTAGTTTCGCTAAAGAAGCTTTGGTGTTGGGCGCAGCCCAACTGCAAGAGGTGGCCCCCTCGGCAACATGCTAA